The Nitrospiria bacterium genome contains the following window.
ATCGCGCTGCCCGGGGCGATCGCGGCCAAGCTGGTGAATCCCGACCGCAAGGTGCTGGCGATCTGCGGCGACGGCGGTTTTCTGATGGCCTGCTCGGAGCTGGAGACCGCGCGGCGGCTCGGCCTGGCCTTCGTCGTCCTGATCTTCAATGACGACGGATACGGGTTGATCAAGTGGAAGCAGCAGCGGAAGTTCGGCCGGGAATTCGCGACGAGCCTCGGAAATCCGGACTTCAAACGGCTGGCCGAGTCCTACGGCGCCAAGGGCTACCGGATCGGATCGGCGAAAGAATTGGGGCCGACGCTTCGGGAGGCCTTCGCCCAGACGGTTCCGGCCGTGATCGAGGCGCCGGTCGATTACCGTGAGAATTTCCGTTTCATGGAACAATTGGGTCAATTTATTTGTCCTTTGTAATTGGAAAGGCCGCCGGCAGGATTGGCCCGGGGCGGCCGCGGGATCCGGGGGCCTCGGAGGACCGCCGGAGGCGGACCGCACGGGCCTTTGGATGAAATGGAGCGCGACATGATCAAGGAGTATCCGATCTTTCTCGCGGGAAGCGGGAGGCCGTGCAAGAAGGCGGTCGAGATCATGAATCCCTACAACGGGGAGGCGATCGGGAGCGTCCACCAGGCCGGGGACGCGGAGATCGAGCATGCGATCCGCGCGGCGCAAAACGCCTTTCCGGAGCTCCGCAAAATGCCTCTTTACCGTCGGGCCGATGCGCTTCAAAAGATCACGGACGGCCTAAGGGAGCGGCGCGAGGAGCTGGCCCGGATGATCTGCGCGGAGGCCGGAAAGCCGATCACGGACGCGCGCGGGGAGGTCGGCCGTGCGATCTTGAATTTCCAGACCGCCGTCGAGGAGACGAAGCGGCTCGGCGGGGAGCTGATCCCGATGGACCTCGCGGCCGGGTCGGAATCGCGCTTCGGGATCGTACGACGCTTCCCGATCGGGCCCATCCTTGGGATATCGCCCTTCAATTTCCCGCTGAACCTCGTCGGTCATAAGATCGCGCCGGCGATCGCGTCGGGCAATCCGATTATTCTAAAGCCCGCCCCCAAGACGCCCATCACGGCCCTGTTATTGGGCGAGATCATCGCGACGGCGGGACTGCCGGCCGGTTCGGTCAGCATCCTCCCGTGCTCCAACGAGCTCGCGGAGAAGATGGCGACGGACGAGCGGTTCAGGCTGCTCTCGTTCACCGGCTCGGCCAAGGTCGGATGGCATCTGAAGAGCAAGGCTGGAAAGAAAAAAGTGTTGCTCGAGCTGGGCGGGAACGCCGGCGTGATCATCCACCGCGACGCCGATCTGGATCTCGCGGCCCGCCGCTGCGCGGCCGGCGGGTTCTCCTACGCGGGCCAGTCCTGCATTTCGGTCCAGCGGATCTACGTCCACGAGCCGGTGATCAAACCTTTCATGGACCGCTTTCTGAACCTGGTCCGCGCGCTCAAAACCGGCGATCCCATGGATGACGGGACGAGCGTCGGGCCGATGATCCATTCCGATGCGGCCGAACGTACGGAGCAATGGGTGGCGGAGGCCGTCCGACAAGGGGCGAAGGTCCTGATCGGCGGAAAACGTCGCGGGCCGCTCTTCGAGCCGACGGTTCTGGACCATGTGACCCCGGTCATGAAGGTCTGCACCGAGGAGGTGTTCGCGCCGCTGGTGGTCGTGATCCCCTATAACGATTTTGACGAGG
Protein-coding sequences here:
- a CDS encoding thiamine pyrophosphate-dependent enzyme, with the translated sequence FPLKPQRILREVREALGKEDLLISDVGAHKIWIARIFPASVPNTVIISNGFAAMGIALPGAIAAKLVNPDRKVLAICGDGGFLMACSELETARRLGLAFVVLIFNDDGYGLIKWKQQRKFGREFATSLGNPDFKRLAESYGAKGYRIGSAKELGPTLREAFAQTVPAVIEAPVDYRENFRFMEQLGQFICPL
- a CDS encoding aldehyde dehydrogenase family protein, producing the protein MIKEYPIFLAGSGRPCKKAVEIMNPYNGEAIGSVHQAGDAEIEHAIRAAQNAFPELRKMPLYRRADALQKITDGLRERREELARMICAEAGKPITDARGEVGRAILNFQTAVEETKRLGGELIPMDLAAGSESRFGIVRRFPIGPILGISPFNFPLNLVGHKIAPAIASGNPIILKPAPKTPITALLLGEIIATAGLPAGSVSILPCSNELAEKMATDERFRLLSFTGSAKVGWHLKSKAGKKKVLLELGGNAGVIIHRDADLDLAARRCAAGGFSYAGQSCISVQRIYVHEPVIKPFMDRFLNLVRALKTGDPMDDGTSVGPMIHSDAAERTEQWVAEAVRQGAKVLIGGKRRGPLFEPTVLDHVTPVMKVCTEEVFAPLVVVIPYNDFDEALASVNNSAYGLQAGIFSNDLKKIFHAYEELEVGGLMVNEVSSYRIDPMPYGGVKDSGLGREGVRYAIEEMTEPKLLALNLQ